A window from Micromonospora profundi encodes these proteins:
- a CDS encoding ABC transporter ATP-binding protein, with amino-acid sequence MTVEHPALALRGLAKQFDGTVAVAGVDLDVPAGSFYGLLGPNGAGKTTTLSMAVGLLRPDAGSAWVLGHDVWRDPVTAKRLLGVMPDGVRLFDRLTGAELLAYNGLLRGMDPAVVDKRAAELLDVLALGDAGRTLVVDYSAGMKKKIGLACALLHGPRVLVLDEPFEAVDPVSAALIRDILTRYAAGGGTVVFSSHVMEVVERLCSHVAILAQGVIKRVGTLADVRGDRSLEQVFVEVVGGRTATGDELSWLSR; translated from the coding sequence ATGACTGTTGAGCACCCCGCCCTCGCGCTGCGTGGCCTGGCCAAGCAGTTCGACGGCACGGTCGCGGTGGCCGGCGTCGACCTGGACGTCCCCGCCGGCTCCTTCTATGGCCTGCTCGGCCCGAACGGCGCCGGCAAGACCACCACCCTGTCGATGGCGGTAGGCCTGCTGCGACCGGACGCGGGCTCGGCGTGGGTGCTCGGTCACGACGTGTGGCGCGACCCGGTCACCGCCAAGCGGCTGCTCGGCGTCATGCCCGACGGGGTGCGACTGTTCGACCGGCTGACCGGTGCGGAGCTGCTGGCGTACAACGGGCTGCTGCGGGGGATGGACCCGGCGGTGGTCGACAAGCGTGCGGCGGAGCTGCTGGACGTGCTGGCGCTCGGTGACGCCGGCCGGACGCTCGTGGTGGACTACTCGGCCGGCATGAAGAAGAAGATCGGCCTGGCCTGCGCGTTGCTGCACGGCCCCCGGGTGCTGGTGCTTGACGAGCCGTTCGAGGCCGTCGACCCGGTCTCGGCCGCGTTGATCCGGGACATCCTCACCCGGTACGCGGCCGGCGGCGGCACTGTGGTCTTCTCCAGTCACGTGATGGAGGTCGTCGAGCGGCTGTGCTCGCACGTGGCGATCCTCGCCCAGGGCGTCATCAAGCGGGTCGGAACGCTCGCGGACGTACGCGGCGACCGCTCGCTGGAGCAGGTCTTCGTCGAGGTGGTCGGCGGGCGCACCGCGACCGGTGACGAGTTGTCGTGGCTGTCCCGGTGA